In Vitis vinifera cultivar Pinot Noir 40024 chromosome 11, ASM3070453v1, a genomic segment contains:
- the LOC100263801 gene encoding auxin response factor 19, which yields MKAPTNGAAAAATAAPNPCEGEKKSINPELWQACAGPLVNLPPAGTLVVYFPQGHSEQVAASMKKDVDAQIPNYPNLPSRLLCILHNVTLHADPETDEVYAQMTLQPVPAYDKESLLRSDLALKTNKPQTDFFCKTLTASDTSTHGGFSVPRRAAEKIFPPLDFSMQPPAQELVAKDLHDNVWTFRHIYRGQPKRHLLTTGWSLFVSGKRLFAGDAVLFIRDEKQQLLLGIRRANRQPTNLSSSVLSSDSMHIGILAAAAHAAANNSPFTVFYNPRASPSEFVIPLAKYYKAAYSNQISLGMRFRMMFETEESGTRRYMGTITGISDLDPVRWKNSQWRNLQVGWDESTAGERRNRVSIWEIEPVTAPFFICPPPFFRSKRPRQPGMPDDESSDLENLFKRTMPWLGDDICMKDPQAVHGLSLVQWMNMQQNPPLGNSAQPNYMHSLSGSVMQNLAGADLSRQLGLSAPQIPQQSNLQFNNAQRPPQQVPQLDQLTKLPATLNPLGSVIQPQQQLNDIAQQPRQNLMNQTLPSSQVQAQLLQQPQALVQNHNILQQQPSVQNQQLHRNLPQNLQQQQQPQQQQQQIMGQNQQQNLMPSQPPDQANQQLQMSDNQIQLQLLQKLQQQQQSLLAQQSTMQQTAQLTQLQDPQRQLLDVSQNFSRSVASGQILEMPQATSTSLPQSLVIPQQITKSNSQTNVRFSHPPQQPKLQQQQPGMLPELPGHVVLPPMTATNQLSTAGSSLLTGAAGAGQSGITDDVPSCSTSPSTNNCPNVIQPILNGRAHRTTAMEEMAQSSATLLSGSGLETISANANLVKDFQQKPDIKPSLNISKSHNQGFFAPQTYVNVAAVQTDYLDTSSSATSVCLSQNDHLQQNNNPLSFNQPSMMFRDTSQDREAQADPRNNVQFGTNIDSQLGIPMLPDPILSKGMVGSGKEFSNNLSSGGLLANYENPKDAQQDLSSSIVSQSFGVPDMAFNSIDSAINDSSFLNRGPWAPAPQFQRMRTYTKVYKRGAVGRSIDITRYSGYDELKQDLARRFGIEGQLEDRQRIGWKLVYVDHENDVLLVGDDPWEEFVNCVRCIKILSPQEVQQMSLDGDIGNSVLQNQACSSSDGGNA from the exons ATGAAGGCGCCTACGAACGGTGCTGCGGCTGCGGCGACGGCAGCCCCGAATCCATGCGAAG GAGAGAAAAAGAGCATCAACCCAGAGCTATGGCAGGCGTGCGCCGGACCTCTAGTGAACTTGCCGCCGGCGGGGACGCTCGTCGTCTATTTTCCACAAGGCCACAGTGAACAG gTTGCAGCATCTATGAAGAAAGATGTGGACGCTCAAATCCCAAACTATCCGAATCTTCCCTCGAGGCTGCTATGCATCCTCCATAATGTCACTTTGCAT GCGGATCCGGAAACCGATGAAGTATATGCTCAGATGACACTCCAACCAGTTCCTGCT TATGACAAGGAATCATTGTTGAGATCAGACCTTGCACTCAAGACAAATAAACCACAAACAGATTTTTTCTGTAAAACTTTGACAGCAAGTGACACAAGCACACATGGAGGTTTCTCGGTACCACGCCGTGCAGCAGAGAAGATTTTCCCTCCTCTT GATTTCTCTATGCAACCACCTGCGCAAGAACTTGTGGCAAAGGACTTGCATGATAATGTATGGACCTTTCGTCATATCTACCGTG GGCAACCAAAACGCCACTTGCTGACGACAGGGTGGAGCCTTTTTGTTAGTGGAAAGAGGCTTTTTGCAGGTGACGCAGTCTTGTTTATTAG GGATGAAAAGCAGCAGCTTCTCTTGGGCATTAGGCGGGCTAACAGGCAACCCACCAATTTATCATCATCAGTTTTGTCAAGTGATAGTATGCACATTGGGATCCTAGCGGCAGCAGCCCATGCAGCTGCAAACAATAGCCCTTTTACTGTGTTTTACAATCCAAG GGCTAGCCCATCTGAATTTGTTATCCCTTTAGCCAAGTACTACAAGGCAGCCTACAGCAACCAAATATCTCTTGGCATGCGCTTCCGGATGATGTTTGAAACCGAAGAGTCGGGAACAAGAAG GTACATGGGTACAATTACAGGTATCAGTGATCTAGATCCTGTGAGATGGAAGAACTCACAATGGCGTAATTTGCAG GTTGGTTGGGATGAGTCAACTGCTGGGGAACGGAGGAACCGTGTCTCAATCTGGGAGATTGAACCAGTGACAGCCCCATTTTTTATCTGTCCTCCTCCATTCTTCCGATCAAAACGTCCGAGGCAACCAGGAATGCCAG ATGATGAATCTTCTGATCTAGAGAATCTTTTCAAAAGGACAATGCCTTGGCTTGGTGATGATATCTGCATGAAAGATCCCCAGGCTGTCCATGGCCTGAGCTTAGTTCAATGGATGAACATGCAGCAAAACCCTCCCTTGGGTAACTCTGCACAACCAAACTACATGCATTCCTTATCAGGGTCTGTCATGCAAAACCTTGCAGGAGCAGATCTCTCCCGTCAGTTAGGCTTGTCAGCACCCCAAATCCCTCAGCAAAGCAACTTACAGTTCAATAATGCACAGAGGCCTCCTCAGCAAGTGCCACAGCTTGATCAGCTCACAAAGCTGCCTGCAACATTGAATCCATTGGGCTCTGTTATACAGCCACAGCAACAGTTGAATGATATTGCTCAGCAACCGAGGCAAAATTTGATGAATCAAACTCTACCCTCAAGCCAGGTTCAGGCTCAACTTCTGCAGCAGCCTCAAGCTCTGGTCCAAAACCACAATATTCTTCAGCAGCAACCATCTGTTCAAAATCAGCAGCTCCACAGAAACCTCCCTCAGAACCTGCAACAGCAGCAGCAACCAcagcagcaacaacaacaaatCATGGGTCAAAATCAACAACAAAATCTGATGCCATCCCAGCCACCTGATCAAGCAAACCAACAATTGCAAATGTCTGACAATCAAATTCAGCTTCAACTGTTACAGAAGCTTCAGCAGCAACAGCAGTCCCTTCTAGCACAGCAGTCAACAATGCAACAAACTGCTCAACTTACTCAACTCCAAGATCCACAGAGGCAGCTCTTAGATGTGTCTCAGAACTTCTCCAGGTCTGTTGCATCTGGCCAAATACTGGAAATGCCTCAAGCAACATCCACCTCGCTCCCGCAATCGCTTGTTATTCCGCAGCAGATAACAAAGAGTAACAGCCAGACAAATGTTCGATTTTCTCATCCACCTCAGCAGCCAAAGCTTCAACAGCAGCAGCCTGGCATGCTGCCTGAATTGCCTGGGCATGTGGTACTTCCCCCAATGACAGCAACTAATCAGCTTTCCACTGCTGGAAGCAGTTTGCTGACTGGTGCTGCAGGAGCAGGGCAATCTGGGATTACCGATGATGTTCCATCTTGCTCCACCTCACCATCCACTAACAACTGCCCAAATGTAATTCAACCAATCTTGAATGGAAGAGCCCACCGAACCACAGCAATGGAGGAGATGGCTCAGTCCTCTGCCACTCTCTTGAGTGGCAGTGGCTTGGAGACTATATCAGCTAACGCTAACTTGGTTAAAGATTTTCAGCAGAAACCTGATATTAAGCCTTCTTTGAATATCTCCAAGAGTCATAACCAGGGATTTTTTGCCCCACAAACATATGTAAATGTTGCAGCAGTCCAGACTGATTACTTGGACACATCATCTTCAGCAACTTCGGTTTGCTTGTCACAGAATGACCACTTACAGCAGAATAACAACCCATTGTCTTTTAATCAGCCATCAATGATGTTCAGAGACACGAGTCAAGATAGAGAAGCTCAGGCAGACCCCAGGAACAATGTTCAGTTTGGTACTAACATTGATAGCCAATTGGGGATACCTATGTTGCCAGACCCCATACTTTCAAAGGGCATGGTGGGATCAGGGAAGGAGTTCTCAAATAATCTCTCTTCAGGAGGTCTGCTTGCCAACTATGAAAATCCCAAAGATGCTCAGCAGGATCTTTCATCCTCAATTGTTTCACAGTCATTTGGAGTTCCAGATATGGCATTCAATTCTATTGATTCCGCAATAAACGATAGCAGCTTCTTGAACAGGGGTCCATGGGCCCCAGCACCTCAATTTCAGCGGATGCGGACATATACGAAG GTGTATAAGCGAGGAGCAGTAGGGAGATCCATTGATATCACCCGTTATTCAGGCTATGATGAGCTTAAACAAGATTTGGCTCGTAGGTTTGGTATAGAGGGACAGCTGGAGGACCGACAGAGGATAGGCTGGAAACTCGTGTACGTGGATCATGAGAATGACGTTCTGCTAGTGGGGGATGATCCTTGGGA GGAGTTTGTGAACTGTGTACGCTGCATCAAGATCCTTTCTCCTCAAGAAGTCCAGCAGATGAGCTTGGATGGAGATATTGGTAACAGTGTACTTCAGAATCAAGCCTGTAGTAGTTCTGATGGTGGCAATGCTTAA
- the LOC100262044 gene encoding proteasome subunit beta type-6 codes for MDHLNQPHSMGTTIIGVTYNGGVVLGADSRTSTGVYVANRASDKITQLTDNVYLCRSGSAADSQILSDYVRYYLHQHTIQLGQPATVKVAANLVRLISYNNKNMLQTGLIVGGWDKHEGGKIYGVPLGGTILEQPFAIGGSGSSYLYGFFDQEWKEGMTKDEAEKLVVKAVSLAIARDGASGGVVRTVTINSEGVTKNFYPGDTLPLWHEELEPQNSLLDILSSSSPEPMVS; via the exons ATGGACCATCTCAATCAACCTCATTCCATGGGCACCACCATCATCGGCGTCACCTACAACGGAGGCGTCGTTCTTGGCGCCGATTCTCGAACTAGCACCG GAGTTTATGTTGCGAATCGAGCATCCGACAAGATCACGCAGCTGACTGATAATGTCTACTTGTGTCGTTCTGGATCG GCGGCAGATTCTCAAATTTTATCTGATTATGTGCGTTACTATCTCCATCAGCACAC TATACAGCTTGGGCAACCTGCCACTGTCAAGGTTGCTGCAAACCTTGTCAGGTTAATATCATACAATAATAAG AATATGCTACAAACTGGTCTGATTGTTGGTGGATGGGACAAGCATGAGGGAGGTAAAATATATGGAGTGCCTCTTGGAGGGACAATTTTGGAGCAGCCTTTTGCCATTGGAG gATCTGGATCCAGTTATCTGTATGGTTTCTTTGATCAAGAATGGAAGGAAGGGATGACGAAAGATGAGGCTGAG AAATTGGTAGTGAAGGCTGTTTCTCTTGCTATTGCTCGAGATGGTGCAAGTGGTGGTGTTGTTCGAACTGTCACT ATAAACTCAGAGGGGGTGACGAAAAACTTCTACCCTGGTGACACCCTTCCATTGTGGCACGAGGAACTGGAGCCCCAGAACTCTCTGCTGGACATTTTATCATCATCCAGTCCTGAGCCAATGGTCTCTTGA